The Microbulbifer sp. YPW1 genome contains the following window.
CACGCGACTGGCCGCCTGTTCGAGGGTCTCGCTCTGCTTGAGCCAGTCCCCCGGGAGCCCCCAGCGACCGCGGCTCTCGCCCTCCCCGTGCTTGACGATCAGCACTTTCAGTTCGCCGTCATCAAAACCAAAAATGACATTGTCTACGGTGAGTGCATGCTTCGGAGTATCCATAGATCCGCTTCTGGCCGAGCTTCCGGCATTAGCTGTGGCCGGAGCATTATTTTAATGAAGTAAAACTGCGGATTATTCCACAGATACCGGTGCTTCGCAGCGCCCGTGGGACACGGCACGGGCGCGCCAACAATGAACATCTACACTAGAATGGAAACGCCCATGCAGAAACCGACCAGATATGGTGTTATGGTCACCCCTCTGTTTTAGCGATGGATCCTTTATGAAAACTCTATTTCTTGCCTTAATCAGCCTGTTGCTCACTACCCAGCTTGCGGTCGCCGATGTGGTGGGTCGCTGGCAGACGATCGACGATGAAACCGGACAGGCCAAGTCGATTGTGGAAATTTACGAACAGGGCGGTAAATACTACGGCCGCGTTGTCGATCTGCTGATGAAGCCAGACGATACGGTGTGCGATGCCTGCCCTGGTGACAGAAAGGGCCAGAAAATCGTCGGTATGAACATCGTCACCAATATGGTGAAGAAAGGGGATATTTACGAAGGCGGCCAGATCCTGGACCCGGCCAAGGGCAAGGTCTACGACTGTAAAATGTGGCTGGAAGACGGCAACCTGAAAGTGCGCGGATACCTCGGATTCTTCTACCGTACCCAGACTTGGTATCCGGCGAAGTAGCCCCGGATTAGGTGAACCAATCAGCCTTGCGGCTTTTTCCGGGCGTCGCGCACCAGGCGGATGGCTTTGCGCTTTTCCCGTTCACCATAAGTGAGCGCACCGCTGGCGAAATCCACATACCAGGAATAGTGGGTATGGAAATTGGATGGCGATGAGGACCAAACGCTCTCTGAGGCGGCGTTGGAGAAAAACGCACGGTTGATCGCCGGGCCGGCGCATTGCAGTTCGAGCAGGCTGCCCAACTCGCGGATATTCGGCAGGCGCCAATCGCCATCGCCGGAGACCGCGCCCTTCTTGTCGAGTGCCGCCGCATAGGTCAGAGCCTCGGCCCAGTTGAGCCCCAGGGGTTCACCCCGGTCGCAAGCCTCTCCCGCGACACCTTCCAGGCAGGCGCGCCAGATCAGGCCCGTTTCGGTGTCGGCAACGGAACCATCGTCCTGTTGTCGATAGCGGGAGGCGGGTGCCGAGGCCCGGATCTGTTCGCTGTTGCAGCCCTGAGTGGCCTGCGCCGGGACAGCCGACAGCAGCGGTGCCGATGCCGGGTTGGGTTCGCTTTTCCCGGACCCGTCCACCCAATCCCTGACCAGCCTGATATGGCGACCGTTGTTCCGCGGCATGGGCGCGGAGTAGCCGAACTGAAAGTTGACCGCCCAGGCCCTCTGTTGTAATTCGGCGTCCGGCGAATGGCTCCAGTAAAAACCGTCTTTGGTGTTGGGAAAATAGGTAGTGTCGATGGCGGGGGCGCTGCGTCCGAAGTTCACCAGTCCGGAAAGTTCATCCATTGTCGGTACGCGCCAGTCGTTGAAGCCGCACAGACCTCGGCGGTTGGTGCGGCTGACGAATTCCTCGATATTGCAATAGGTGGCTGGTTGACCTTCGACATAGCCGGTGCACTGCGCGTAGCGGCTGTTCCAGTCGCCGATGGCGCCGCCGTTGGCACTTTTGTCCGGGTTGTACCAGGTGAACACATCGTCGGCGTCGTGGCGTCCGCGGTTGCCGTAGATGCCGTCGCCCGGCTGTTTGACTTCCCAGGCCAGGCCGGTGACTTCATCCAGTACACACTGCCAGCTCTGCGCATCCTCGGCTAGTAGCTCGCCTTTGGCGTCGACCTTGCGATAGGCAAAGCCAGCCGCGCCATCGGCGCGCCCTTCGCGGGCGATGTCCCGGCCCTGATTGCAGTCCTGCTGGCTGAGGATATCGCCCACCAGGGATTCCCTATCGGGCAACCGCTCAAGGTCAACACTTGCGGTGCAATCGCTGTTGACGCCCCTGGGATAATTCGCACCCCAGGTGATGCCGGTGTCGTTGAGTTTGTTTCGCGGCTGAGAAGAATCCCGTCCGGATTCCGAGCATCCGTTCAGGCAGGCGACCGCCAAAGAAAGCGCAATAGCCTGCGCAGTTTTATGCTCGAACATATTCAGGCCAACACACCCGGAATCACTTCACTCTGATAACCCTGGTACAACGGGTGCTGGTGGGCCTGCAGGGCCACGGCCGCCGTGTGTATCTGATGCAGGGGCGTATAGGAAGCGCCGCCGGCATTGGATACACCGCGCTGTATGGCACCGCCGCCGCCGGCCATGATCAATGGAACGTCGGTGTTGCTGTGGGCGTCGCCGTTACCCATATCGGTAACCTCGCAGACGATGGTGCTGTCGAGCAGCCCCCGGTCCTGCAGGCGGCCGATCAGTGAAGCCGACAGACTGCTCAGGTGGGCACGGGTCTCCCGGTAGTGAGGGTAAGTCGGATCGCCGCCGTTACCGCCATGAATGGATGAGTGGTAGGTGTTCTGGAAATCCAGGTAGGGCAGTGTGAACTCGGCACCGTCGTTGCCCAGTGCCAGAGAGCAGGAGGCAGTGAAGTTGCACTCCAGCGCAAGGGCGATGATATCCGCCTGCAATTCCGCCTGTTGCTGAAAGGTGGAAAATTCGATCGGAAACTCCGCCGGTGGGCTGGCGGCGTCGCAGGACATACCACCACCGCCCAGATCCTGCAGACGCCGCTGGGTTTCCTCGATCGCCGTCAAATGAGAATCGAGGCGCTGTTGTTCGTAAGACCCCAGTTTTGTTTTCAGGGCGTTGACTGCATCCAGGTGTGCGTCCACCGCGTTCAGCTTGGGGTCACCGCCCCCGCCGCCCGGCTGCAGATTCCCGAACAGCCGGTTAAAGGCGTTGAAGGGGTTGTCTTCAAACGGCACTTTGGAACCGTTGTCCTTGGTCAGAACGCCGTTGCCGTTGCTGTGTACGCCCAGGTTGACGTAGGTGAATGGCAGGTTCTCACCGAGGATTCTGCCCATGTTCACGTCGAAACTGTCGCCGCCCCAACTGTTGTTGATGATGGTGGACATGACGCCGTGACCGCCGCGATGGTGCCCCATGTTTCTGAGAAAGTTGCACTCGCTGGCGACGGTGCTGTAAGGCTGGGACATGGCCCCGAAACTGGTCAGATCGCCGTTGGGGTACCAGTGCTCCGGCAGGGCGCCGTCCGGCACATAAATCACCACCGATTTGTTGGGGCCCGTCTGCGCCTCGGCCAGGCGGGACGCCATCATGCCCCCGACCAGCGGCGAGGCCCGCAGCAGTCCCTGGCCGATACCCGCAGCGGCGAAAATTTTCAGTAAATCCCTGCGTCTTTTGTCAAACACATTCTTGTATGGCTTTTTCATAACTTGCGCCCTTATTCTGTTTATATGGCTGATCGGCTGGGTCCCGGTGCCTCAGCGCTGCCACTCTTTGCGGTAACGCACCGCATCCAGAGTGCTCATGTTTTCGAGCATCGCCCGGGGGCTCTGCTGCACCAGGGTGTCGGTCATATCTTCTACCGTGCAGGCGTATCCCTCCTCCTCGACCGGATCCAGTGCCCGTCCTTCCGGGTTGGAGCCATCGATGCTGTCGTGCCCCACCCCGAGCATAAAGCGGAACATATTCTGCGATACGCAAGACTGCGCAGCGGGCAGGGTCGCCAGTAACTGGCCCAGTCCGCGGGAACCCTCGAACGCGATCGACTCACCGCGGTTGCTCAGCACATCCGGTGCGTACAACGCGCCGCTGGCGTCTATCAGATTGCCGTTAAGGTCGACGCTGCGAGGGTTGCCCACCGCATCGAAGTCTTCCATGCCGCCGCCGAGGGGGTTGATCCACTCCTGGTGACAGTTCAGACAGGGCGTCACGGAAGTGAGCGCTTCGTACTTCACGCGGTTGGTGGTGGCCGGATCGGCGATCAGATCTGCCAGCTCTTCCAGACGCTCGGCGCGGCTTTCCGTGATACCGGCGGGCGGATCCGGTTGGTCCTGGCACAGCATGCGACGGCGCACGCGCACCGAACGCCGGATCGGCGAGGTTTCGGTCAGCTCCGCCCAGCGCGCCATAAAAGCACCGCTGGTGAGAATGCCGCCGCGGTCACTGGTGGTGACCTGCTGGAAGTCGTCACCGGAAACGCCGCTGATACCGTAGTGCTGCGCCAGGGGTCCGTTGACGAAGGTCCAATTCGCATCATAGAGGGAGGCGAAAGACTCGTTGCCGTTCAGCATCACCTCGGCGAAGACTTCGCGGATTTCCTGCTCCATATGCGGCGCCACATTCTCGAAACCGGGCCAGGCCGCCGTGTCCTTGGGCGCGTTTTCCAGGCTATCGGTGCCCAGCCAGCTTCCGACGAAGTCACCCATGGTGTCCCGGGCCTCGGCCAGGTCCAGCAGCCGCTGCGCTTCCTGGGTGATCTGTGCCGAGTCGCGCAACTGGTCATTGGCCGCCTTCTGCAGGGCGATGTCATCCGGGGTGGAACCGGTGAACGAGTAGCTCAGCCAGGTAGCCATTTCGTGCGAGGTCAACTCGAAGGCGTTCATGTCTATTGCACTGTTGGCTGGATTCGATTCACCCAGTTCGTGGCGATACAGGAACTGCGGTGAGGACAGCATGGTCATCAGCGCGAGCTGCATACCCGTCTGTACATCGCCTTCAGTAAAGGTGCCGTTGGCCAGTTCCGAGTAGGTGTCCACTTCCTGGGTGTCCAGTGGGCGCCGGAAGAGTTTCGGCGCAAAGTCGCCAATAAACTCGTCCACGCAGCTCTGGTTGAAGGAACCGCAGTTCAGCGCCGGTGAAAAGTCGCGCGCCGCCGACCAGGCCGCTATTTCCTCGGCCGCCGTCAAGTAGCGATCGTAGGTGCTGGTCACTATCGAAGCGTGGGCGTTGTTGATGAAGTAGCCCACCTGGCTGTCTTCAGCCAGGCTCTCGGCAGCGGCGAAATTCACCCCCAGCAGATCCTCGACCGTGTTCTGGTACTCGGCACGGGTCAGCAGCTTCAACTGGCGGGCACCGTAACGGACCATCTCGCAATTCAGCGGCTGCTGGTCTTCCCAGAAGGTATCGGCGATATAGTTGCCGACCTTCTGCGCGCAGTCCGCGCCGCAGACCTGCGGTTGATCCTGGGGCATGGTGTCCTCGATAAACCCGATCATGAAATCCAGGTCCTGAGGCGTGGTCAGCGGAATACCGATGGAACCGCCGTCGCCGGCGAAACCGTGACAGTGGGCGCAGTGGGCCGCATAGATCTCGCCGCCGGTCATATTGCTGGTGCCGCCGCTGCTGGAGCTGCCGGATGACGAACTGGAGCCGCTTGACGAGCTCGAACTGCTGCTCGACGAGCCGCCTGGACCGTGGCAATCGGGTGGATCGAAGCTGCCGTCGTGATTGCCCTGAAAGCCGAAGTTGACGCTGTCTCCAGGGGAGAGATCACCATTCCAACCGACGTCGCGGGCGCTGGCGGTGTTGCCCGAAACGGCCAGATCCACATTCCAGTAGCCTGTGATCTGCGGCGCCTCGTTGAACAGAAGCGCAATCTCCCAGCCACTCACCGCGCTAATGCCAGCATTGCGCACGGTGACATCAAATTGGTAGCCGCTATCCCAGACATTCTCGTAGGTGATTTCGCAGGAGACGCCGTCACCGCCGCCACTGCCACCGCTACCGGAGGAAGAGCCGCTAGAACCTGAGCCACTTGAACCTGAGCCGCTGGAGCTGGAAGAGCCGCCTGAGCTTGAGGAGCCGCCTGAGCTTGAGCTGCTGGAGCTGGTGCCACCGTCCCCGACGATCCGGTACAGTGCGCCGCCAATGATATCCACCAGGTAGATTTCGCCGCTGTTGGATTCTCCGAATGAGGAGATCCCCAGATTCGTATCCACCAGTTGGTACATGGCATCGGTATAGGCCCAGACCCGGCCACTGACGTAGTCGCCGAAAATATAGGCGCCGTTCATGCCAGTGATCTGCGAGCCGCGATAGACGTAACCACCGGTGACCGACTGCCCCAGTCCGTGATCGTATTCGAACACCGGATCGTCGTAAGGGCCGCTGGAGTTACAGTTGTTGGAGGTACCGTGGAAACCCTCCCGACAGCGCCAGCCGTAGTTGCCGCCGCTTTCGATCACATTGATTTCCTCATACCCGGACTGGCCCACATCGGCCAGCCACAGATCGCCATTGGCCTTGTCAAAGCTCCAGCGCCAGGGGTTTCTGAGGCCGTAGGCGTAGATCTCTGGCAGGCCCCCGCCGTTCACGAAAGGGTTGTCCGCAGGAACGGCATAGGGAGAACCGCTATCCACATCGATCCTGAGCATGGAGCCGTGCCAGTTACTGGTGTCCTGGCTATTGGCCTGGGGGTCGTTGGCGGAACCGCCGTCGCCCAAACCAATATACAGGTAGCCGTCGCGTCCGAACGCGATGTGGCCGCCGTTGTGGTTAGCGTAGGGCTGCGGCAGGGTGAGGATATCCTGGCGCGAGCCAGCGTTCAGGCTGGCGCCGCCGGTGCTTTCCGTAAAGCGCGCGATCACCGAGGTCATCGGCTCCGAAGCCGGCGTGGTGAACGACAGAAACACTTGGCCATTACTCTGGTAGTCCGGATGGAAGGCCATCCCCAGCACACCGCCCTCGACCGCGGTATCCACCACGCCGGACAGATCCAGGTAGGTATTCTTGGTGGCCGTGGCATTGTCGTTGGCATCGATCCAGTAAACGGTGCCGGTTTTTTCCAGCACATACCAGCGGGAATCGTCCCCCGGCGCCTGCATCAGGCCCAGTGGCTGACTGAAGGTCAGGTTCGGAAACGCCCGCTCCAACGCCACCGCCGGGGGTGGCCCGCTGGGGCCGCCGCTGCTGGAGGAACTTGAGCTGCCGGAAGAACTGGAGCTACCGGAAGAACTGGAGCTGCCGGAAGAACTGGAGCTACCGGAAGAACTGGAGCTGCCGGAAGAACTGGAGCTGCTGGAGGAGCTCGAACTGGAACTGCCAGGCCCGTCACAGATCGAACCGGTGATCGCCGGCACCGAAGCACTGCCGGCACCGTTACTGACCTGCAGGCCGACTTCGGCGAACTGATCCGGCTGGAGATTGCCGTTCCAGGAAAGATTGCTCGCGGTATAGGGGTTGTCGCCGGAGGTTTCGGCATTCCAGCTATCGGTCACCACCGTGCCGTCGCTGTACTCCCAGCTCACTTCCCAGCCGTTGATGGGGCTGGTGCCGTTGTTGGTGATTCGGATACTGGTCTGTGCGCCGGAGCCCCACTCGTTGACCACGACGTACTCGCAGGTCGCAGCGATCGCCGCTGACGTGGAACACCATGCGCACAAGAGCAGCAATAATGATGAGATTTTCTGGACGGGACTTTTCATTATTATTTCCTGCACCGTTGCAATGTAAACGGATGCCACCGTAGTGCGGCGGCGCCTGTACTATTGAACCCCCGGAATTTACCGACGACCTGATGTGGAACGCAGAGATAACGCTCGCCCCACTTTTTCTGCCCTTCACGCAAGTTGACGTTTTAGAAATAAGTTCTTACGCCGATTGCGCATAAATCTTCGCAAAACCCTCTACAGTTTCACGAAAATCTACCTGAAAGGCTTACGGAAAGGGGTTGAAACGGCTGAGGAAGCCGGACGAAACGGTATCCGACGGATGCCCAGACGAGAGAAATGGACAGAGAATTATCAGTATCGATGTCATCACCAATATGGTGAAAAAAGGCGATATCTACGAGGGTGGCCAGACTCTGGATCCGACCAAGGGCAAGGTTTACGACTGCAAGATGTGGGAAGAAAACGGCAACCTGAAAGTGCGCGGTTACCTAGGCTTTTTCTACCGCACACAGACTTGGCAGCCAGTTTAATAGATAGCCTGCTGCGGGCCTCCCGGTTAGAGGTTTTCGGGGCCGCCGCCTTGGTGGCTTTCGCGTCTGGTCGCGAGCTTTGTATGGGCAGTAGGCAACTTTTGGTTTGATTTAAACTCAGCTTGTTGCCAGGCTGCTTTTCTCCGGATTGGATAACAAGAATACCAGTGGCATTGCCGCGAGGTTGATCCACATCAGCATCTGGAAATCATTCACGTAAGCAATTTCCGCGGCCTGGCGAGCCACTTCCTGCATCACCGCCCCGGGCAGTGCTGAAATGGAATCCGCCGATGGCATATCGTTCAGCATCCCAGCGGGCAATTGCACCCGCTCCCCCAGCTGCTGCTGGTTGATCCACAGGTTGCGCGTCAGCGCTGCCATCACAATCGATACCCCGATACTGCTACCGAGATTTCGCGACAGGCTGAACAACGCGGTCGCTTCCCCCCGAAAGCGCGGCGCCAGGGTGGCGTAGGAGAGCGTGGAGATCGGTACAAATACCAGCCCCAATCCCAGCCCCTGCAGTACACCGGTGACAATCAGGTCGTGCTGGCTCACCTGCAGATTGAACCCGGTCATTTCCCATAGGGAGAAGGACACCAGGCCCATGCCCAGCAGGATCAATCCGCGGGCGTCAAAACGCTGCATCAGCTTGCCCACCACCATCATCGAAATCATGGTGCCGACACCGCGCGGCATCAGAATCAGGCCGGTGGTCACCACCGGGTAGCCCTTCCACTGCTGCAGGAAAGGCGGCAACAGAGCCATAGTGGCGAGCAGGATAATGCCCACCACAAAGATGAACAGCAGCCCGGAAACGTAGTTGCGGTCGCGGAACAGCTCCGGGGAAAGGAACGGGTTACTGGTGGTGCGCGAGTGCACGACGAACAGGTATAAACCGAGCGCGGCTAAGATGGCATACAGCTGTATTTCCAGCGCCTCGAACCACTCCACCTGCTCACCCCGGTCGAGCAACATCTGAAGCGCACCCACCGCCAGTGCCAGCAGGCCGAATCCGAGGCTGTCGAAACGCTGCTTGCGGGTTTCACTTTCCGGCACGCAGAAATAGATCCCGAGCATGGAGAGGATGCCGAAAGGCAGATTGATATAGAACACCCAGCGCCAGGAGTAATATTCCGTGAGCCAGCCGCCCAGCGTTGGCCCCAGCACCGGGCCGATCATCACTCCCACACCCCAGATACTCATCGCGGATGCGTGTTTTTCCTTGGGAAAGGTGTCGAGCAACGTGGCCTGGGAGAGGGGCACCAGGGAAGCGCCGAACACCCCCTGTAGCAGTCGCCAAAGGATCATTTCATTCAGGCTACCCGCCTGGCCGCACAGCATGGAGGTGATGGTGAAGCCACCCACAGACCACAGGAACACCTGCCTGCGACCGAAACGCTGGGCCAGATAGCCTACCGGAGGGGTCATAATCGCGGCGGCGACGATATAGGAAGTCAGCACCCAGGTAATCTGGTCACTGCTCGCACCCAGGCTGCCCTGCATATGCGGCAGGGCCACGTTGGCGATGGTGGTATCCAGCACCTGCATAATGGTGGCGAGCATGATACTGACGGTGATCATCGCCTCGCCGCCGGAAGCTCGCGGCGCCGTCATCGGCGCGGCGCTGCCGGAACCTGCCGCGCCGCTTACCCCGGTGCTCATGGGGCCAGCACAACCCGGCCGCCGCTGGCATCGGTCGCGCGGGCGGATACCAGCTTGTTGTCTTCAGAGATATCGATTTCTACTTCCGCGCTCATACCGGCGCGCAATACCGGTCGATCTTCCGCGGGCAGCAGCCGCAGCCGCACCGGCACACGCTGGACCACCTTTACCCAGTTGCCGCTGGCATTTTGCGGCGGAATCAGTGCGAACTCGCTGCCACTGGCGCCACTGAGGCTCTCTACTAAAGCCTGGAATTTCACTCCGGGATAGGCATCGACAGTAATTTCTGCCTGCTGGCCCGCGCGCACTTTCTCCAGCTGGGTTTCCTTGAGATTAGCTTCCACCCACATGGCTTCGGTGCCGAGCATGCTCACCACAGAGAGTCCCGCCGGGGCCATTTCCCCCACCTGCGGCGCTTCGTTGGCGATGACACCGGCCACCGGCGCGACGATCCGGGTACGCGACAGCTGGTAACGGGCCTTGTCCAGCTGCGCCTGGGCCACCATGACATCCGCTTGCTGCTCCAACGGCACCTGGGAATTACCCCCCAGTTCCGCGCGCAGGCTGGCGAGTTTTTCAGAGCTGATGGCGATACGCGCACGCGCCTGATCCAGCTTCTGGCGGGACTCGTCCAGCTGGGATTCCGACAACGCCACCTTGCCGAGCTTTTCATTGCGCGCCAGTTGGCGCCGGAAAAACTCCGCATCGGTCTGCGCCTGATGCAACTCAGCCTCCGCCTCGGCGTAATCCGCCTGACGGGCGTGAACCTGGTTTTTTATCTGTGCCATATGCGCCTCGGCCTCGGCAACCGCGAGCCGGAACGGGGTATCGTCGAGCTGCACCAGCAGGTCTCCCTTGCTGACCACCTGGTTCGCACGTACCGCGACCTCGGCCACAATGCCGCTCACCTCCGGCGCCAGGGAAATCTTGTCGGCCTTCACATAAGCATTTTCCGTGTGCACGCTGCTGCCACCACCCCAGATTGCCCAGGCCGTTACGGCACTCGCCACCACAATACCCAGGGCGAACCCGACGCGGCGGGATTGCTGTTTGTGCCTGGTATCGCGCTCCATGTCGTTAGTTTTCACACTTTCCACCGGCCTACCTTCTGCTGAAATACCTTCTACTGAATTACTGTCCACGGTTTTGTTCTGGGCGGGTTCAGTCACTTGGCACCTCCTCTCGACTCAGGTTCTGGTGAACCCGGCTCAACAGGTTCATCAGCTGCTTCTGCTCTTCGGCAGTGATTCCCGACAACGCCTGGCTGCGCGTTTCCGCGGCAAGCCCCTGCAGAATTTCCAGTACAGGTGCCGCAGCCGCAGTGAGATAAATCCGGAAACATCGGCGGTCCTGAGGGTCCTGCCGGCGCTCTACCAGCCCCTCCCCTTCCAGCAAGTCGATCTGGCGGGCCAGGGTGATAGGAGCCACATCCATGCGTTCGGCAAGTTCTGCCTGCTTCATGCCCTGGCTACGGTTGAGGATCCATAACACCTGCCAGCGCGATCGCGTCAAACCGTGGGTTTTTGCGCGGCGGTCAAAATTGCGCTTCAACAGACGTGCAGAGGTGTGCAGCTCGAACCCCAGCTGCGCAGCGATATCGGATTTATTCATTTTTCACTTAGGAGATTGCGGGACACACAGAGATCCGCCCTGAATAAGCGGGCTTATTGTAAGCATGCTTATCAATTTCGCAAGACAGCTCCTGACCAATGGGTTTCGAAGCAAGAGAGTACAGATACAAAAAAAGCGGCCTGATGGCCGCTTTCTAAAATGATCGGAGTACAAATTACTTTCTCTGCACTTCCACCTTGTCTACCTTCTGGAATCCGCGCGGCAACTTGTTACCGCGACGTCCGCGCTCGCCCTGATAGTGCTCTAGCTCCGCGATCTTGATCTTGGTGTGGCGTTTGCCGGCGTGGACGAGCAGCTGGTCACTGCCCTCCAGCACCGCGATGCCCACCACAAATTCCTCGCGGCTTGCAGCGCGTGCGGCGGGGATGTTGATGATCTTGTTGCCTTTGCCTTTGGACAGTTCCGGCAGCTCGGAGACCGGGAACACCAGCATGCGCCCCTCACTGGTCACCGCTGCAAGCAGCGCCTCGTCCGGGTTTTCGATTTCCTGCGGCGGTAGCACGCGGGCGTTTTTCGGCAGGCTCAACATGGCCTTGCCCGCCTTGTTGCGCGACTGCAGGTCCGCATATTTGGCGATAAAGCCGTAGCCCGCATCGCTGGCCAGCAGGACCTTCTGATCATCTGCGCCCATCAGCAGGCCTTCGAAAGTGGCTCCCGACGGCGGATTGATGCGCCCGGAAAGCGGTTCGCCCTGGCCCCGCGCCGACGGCAGGGTATGCGCGGCAATGGCGTAGCTGCGCCCGGTACTGTCGAGCAACAGCGCAGGCTGGTTACTCTTGCCGCGGGCGGCGTATTTGAAACCATCCCCCGCCTTGTAGCTGAGTGAAGTCGGGTCGATATCGTGGCCCTTGGCCTGGCGAATCCAGCCCTTGTCGGAAAGCACCACGGTAATCGGATCCGAAGTCAGCAGGTCAGTCTCATTGAAGGCCTTGGCCTCCTCGCGCTGAACGATCGGTGAGCGGCGCTCATCGCCGAATTCGTCGGCGGCCTGCAACAGCTCCTTTTTGATCAGTGTTTTCAGGCGGCGCGCGCTTTCCAGGGTCTTGGTGAGGGTATCGCGCTCTTTTTCCAGCTCTGCCTGTTCACCGCGGATTTTCATCTCCTCGAGACGGGCCAACTGGCGCAACTTGGTATCGAGGATGTATTCGGCCTGCACATCGCTGAGCTCGAAGCGGCGCATCAGCTCCTGCTTGGGCTCATCGTGGGTGCGGATGATCTCGATGACTTCGTCAATGTTCAGGAACGCAACCAGCAAGCCCGCCAACAGGTGCAGTCGTTTTTCGACCTTGTCGAGACGGAACTGCAAGCGACGGCGCGTGGTGACGGTACGGAAGCTCAGCCACTCCGTCAGGATCTTGTCCAGGGACTTCACCTGCGGGCGACCGTCGATGCCGATCATATTCAGGTTGACCCGGTAGCTCTTCTCCAGATCGGTGGTGGCGAACAGGTGGTTCATTACCTGGTCCAGGTCCACCCGGTTGGACTTGGGTACGATCACCAGGCGCGTGGGATTCTCGTGATCAGACTCATCACGCAGGTCGGATACCATCGGCAGTTTCTTGGCCTGCATCTGAGCAGCGATCTGCTCCAGCACTTTGGAGCCACTAGCCTGGTAGGGCAGCGCGGTAACCACAATATCCCCGTCTTCCCTGGTCCATACCGCACGCATCTTCACCGAGCCCTTACCGGTCTCGTACATCTTCTGCAGATCGGCACGGGGAGAGATGATCTCTGCCTCGGTGGGCATGTCCGGGCCCTGGATAAACTCGCACAGCTCACTGACCGTGGCCTTGGGGTTCTCCAGCATATGCACGGTGGCATCCACCACTTCGCGCAGGTTGTGCGGGGGAATATCCGTGGCCATACCCACCGCAATACCGGTGGTGCCATTCAGCAGGATATTGGGCACCCGTGCCGGCAGCACCGCGGGCTCATCCATGGTGCCATCGAAGTTGGCCTGCCAGTCCACCGTGCCCTGCCCCAGTTCGGACAGCAGCACTTCGGAATACTTGCCCATGCGGGATTCGGTATATCGCATGGCCGCGAAGGACTTGGGATCATCCGGGGAACCCCAGTTGCCCTGGCCATCCACCAGCGGATAGCGATAGCTGAACGGCTGCGCCATCAGCACCATCGCCTCGTACACAGCGCTGTCGCCATGGGGATGGTATTTACCGATGACATCGCCCACGGTGCGCGCGGACTTCTTGTACTTGGCCGTGTTCTTCAGGCCCAGCTCGCTCATGGCGTACACAATGCGGCGCTGAACCGGCTTGAGGCCATCGCCGATATTGGGCAGGGCGCGGTCGAGGATCACGTACATGGAATAATCCAGGTACGCCTTCTCGGTGTACTCCGCCAGGTGCTGGCGTTCTGACGCGTCAAAGACAGAGGGCTCGGTCATACTGCGAGAGTCTCGTTATTTTGTTTGAAGAGGGGGATTATGGCGGACACCGGCGAGGGGTTCAAAGCCCCTGCACCTTACGCTGTTTCCTGCGGCCGCACACGGTCAAGATTGCGGTGTCTGGGGTAATCCTGATAAAAACAGCTTCAGGCATCGATGCCACACCAAATATCGACGTACTTCAGCAAGGATGTCTCAAATGCCCGCACTGTTT
Protein-coding sequences here:
- a CDS encoding DUF1566 domain-containing protein; the encoded protein is MFEHKTAQAIALSLAVACLNGCSESGRDSSQPRNKLNDTGITWGANYPRGVNSDCTASVDLERLPDRESLVGDILSQQDCNQGRDIAREGRADGAAGFAYRKVDAKGELLAEDAQSWQCVLDEVTGLAWEVKQPGDGIYGNRGRHDADDVFTWYNPDKSANGGAIGDWNSRYAQCTGYVEGQPATYCNIEEFVSRTNRRGLCGFNDWRVPTMDELSGLVNFGRSAPAIDTTYFPNTKDGFYWSHSPDAELQQRAWAVNFQFGYSAPMPRNNGRHIRLVRDWVDGSGKSEPNPASAPLLSAVPAQATQGCNSEQIRASAPASRYRQQDDGSVADTETGLIWRACLEGVAGEACDRGEPLGLNWAEALTYAAALDKKGAVSGDGDWRLPNIRELGSLLELQCAGPAINRAFFSNAASESVWSSSPSNFHTHYSWYVDFASGALTYGEREKRKAIRLVRDARKKPQG
- a CDS encoding DUF1552 domain-containing protein, with product MKKPYKNVFDKRRRDLLKIFAAAGIGQGLLRASPLVGGMMASRLAEAQTGPNKSVVIYVPDGALPEHWYPNGDLTSFGAMSQPYSTVASECNFLRNMGHHRGGHGVMSTIINNSWGGDSFDVNMGRILGENLPFTYVNLGVHSNGNGVLTKDNGSKVPFEDNPFNAFNRLFGNLQPGGGGGDPKLNAVDAHLDAVNALKTKLGSYEQQRLDSHLTAIEETQRRLQDLGGGGMSCDAASPPAEFPIEFSTFQQQAELQADIIALALECNFTASCSLALGNDGAEFTLPYLDFQNTYHSSIHGGNGGDPTYPHYRETRAHLSSLSASLIGRLQDRGLLDSTIVCEVTDMGNGDAHSNTDVPLIMAGGGGAIQRGVSNAGGASYTPLHQIHTAAVALQAHQHPLYQGYQSEVIPGVLA
- a CDS encoding DUF2147 domain-containing protein, which gives rise to MKTLFLALISLLLTTQLAVADVVGRWQTIDDETGQAKSIVEIYEQGGKYYGRVVDLLMKPDDTVCDACPGDRKGQKIVGMNIVTNMVKKGDIYEGGQILDPAKGKVYDCKMWLEDGNLKVRGYLGFFYRTQTWYPAK